The sequence TGCCAGATCGAAAGTGACATCTTCTTTTGTCATTTCGCCGACGCCGACCCAGATGTTCGACGGAATCCAGTTCCACTTTGAATTCGGTGTCACTACGACGACTTCATGCTCTTTACCCAGCCACTTTGCGGCGAATGTTGCCGCCGTATGACCGGCAACACCGCCGCCGAGTACGACTAATCTTGCCATGCTTACTCCTTCTCTTATCATCGCATAAACTCACGAAGATTTTAGTGCAAAAAAATACATTCATAACAATTCTACGACCCTGGAGTCACAAAATTATCACTTTGATAAGTTCTGCTTAACTTATTCTCCAACATGTTTCATAAATTTACATTTAATCTTTAAGGAAAATGACGAAGAAATTACTAAAATAACCATTGATTATAATTATTCTAATTTTATCTTATTTTAATTTTGACGTTAGTACTATTCATTTTCATCAATTTCATCGTCAAAGGACAAAAATGACAACTTTCGGAAAACTCACAACCTCCGCACTGCTGGGCCTTGGGCTCCTCACAAGCTCCCTCTACGCCGATGCCGACAAAGGTCAGCGCCTCTATCAGAAGAAGCTCAAAACGACCTGCGGGATGACCGGTGCCGTCTTCGCGGCGAAACATACGCAGATGGAGTGGGAAGAAGCCAAAGAGAGCGGCACCCTCGCCGAAATGATGACCGAGGCGTGTCCCGAAGGCAAAAGCTTCTTTGAAAGCGACAAGTTCAAAAGCAAATTTGAAGAGCACCTTTACGACTTCGTCCACGACTTCGCCAGCGACAGCGGAAACATCCCTTCTTGCTGACCGCATCACAACTTCACTAGGGGGGCCACGCCTTTTCGGCCCCGCTTCTTTACAACCGATTCCCCTTACCCTAAAGGATTATTATGCGAAAAACCCTCCTTTCGACTGCCGTGTTGAGTCTGTTCGCCGGCGCGCTTGCCGCCGACGATGCATCGATGCAGGCGGAGATCGACGCGCTGATGCAAAAAGTGCAGAAACTCGAACAACAGCAGAAGCGCACCAACAAGAAACTGAGCCAGGTCAATGCGCAGAGCGCCAACGACAACGTCAAGTTCGGGCTCGACTTCAGAAATGCCGTCGATGTCATCGATTACCGGAACAATGACGCCGACACCTATGCGACCAACCCTTCGCTGCTCACCAGCCGCCTCTACCTGACCATGGGTGCGGCACCGACGGAGGGTCTGACCTTCCAGGGCAAACTCGCCGTCTACTCCACCTGGGGCAGCCACCTTTACGTGACCGACCCCGCACTCAAAGACTGGGCGGCCAGTTCCAAGGCCTCCGACACCGTCATGCGCATCAAGGAGGCCTATTTCGTCTACTCCGACGAACTCGGCGGACAGCCGGTCAGCGTCTCGGTCGGCCGGCGCCCCTCCACCAACGGGTTCCTCGCCAACTACCGGGAAAACGAAACCGACCCCGGCTCCCCCCTCGCACACATCACCAATATGGAAGTCAACGGCGCCATGGTCCGTCTCGACTGGAGCCGCTTCCTGGACGGTGCCTATACCAAGTTCGTGTGCGGCCGCGCTCACAGCGGGGAGATGCAGGACGTCTACGGCGACGTCTCGGGTGCACGCATGCCCTACGCTCTGAGCGGCGGTGACGTCAATACGACGCTCGAAGACACCAGCGTCGACTTCTTTGTCATGCCGGGGAACGCCTATGATGACGGGCAGTACCAGGTGATGTACCAGTGGGCGCATATCTTCAACACCAAAGGGATGAAACTCGACGGGAACATCCCCAAAGCGGCATCCGGGTCAGCCGACCTCTTCTCCGTCGGTCTGAAAGTAAGCGGGATCGGCGAGGAGATCAGCGATTTCCTGGATGAGACGACCCTCTTCGTCTCCGGTGCCTATACGCACTACGACGCCAAAAACGGTTACACGCTCCTCGGTTCCGCCGACGGCGGGAGCCGCAGCGGCAGCTCCGTCTGGGCCGGGATCATTATCCCGGATATGCTCACCGACAGCGGCAGACTCGGCTTTGAGTATAACCACGGTTCAAAATACTGGACGCCGATGAACTGGGCGGAAGATACGGCAATAGGTTCCAAGCTCGCCGTACGCGGGAACGCCTATGAAGCGTACTGGAACTTCGACCTCTTCGGCGTCAAATACCTGCCGTCGCAGATCCGCTACACCTACGTCCAGCACGACTATACCCCCAACATCAACTGTGCCGGCTGGGTGGCCCCTGTGAAAACGGACATCACGGCGACCGACCTTCGGCTGGCCGTCACGTACCGATACTGACGATACCGTCAAAACGACCTCCCTGCCGTTTCGCACGGTACGGGAACCTAAGGAGTGGAATAAATGCATATGAAAAAACGATTTGAATCCCCGGAGACACAAACGCCTTCGGTCAACCTCTCGCGCCGCGAGGCGCTCAAACTGATGGGGATCTCCCCCATTGCCGCCGGAGTCCTTGCCGGCAGCGGCAGCAGCAGCTTCACCGAAGCCCGGGCCTCGGAGGCCAAGGGCAAGATCGTCATCGTCGGCGGGGGTGCGGGCGGTATCATGGCGATGGCGCGCCTGCACCGCGCCCTCTCCGATCCGGACATTACCCTGATCGCCCCGAACGAAAAGCACCTCTACCAGCCCGGGCAGGTCTTTATGGCCGCGGGCGAATACACCTTCGATGACATCGTCAAAGAGAACCGGGAGTTTATCCCCGAAGACGTCAACTGGATCAAGGACGAGGTCAAGACTTTCGACCCGGACAACAACAGGGTCATTACCCGCGCCGGCGAGGAGGTTGCCTACGACTACCTTGTCGTTGCAACGGGCCTGCAGTACCATTACGAATGGATCGAGGGACTGAGTGCCGACATGATCGGCCAAAACGGCATCTCCAGCGTCTACCTGAACGACCCCGAAAAGGGGACGGCCGACGGCGGCTCCATCACCTGGGAGTGGTTCAACGATCTCAAATCCGCGGCGAAAACAGGGAATCCGAAGGTCATCTGTACCCAGCCGGGGACACCGATCAAATGCGGCGGTGCCCCGCAGAAGATCCTCTACCTCAGCGACGACTTCCTCAAACGCGACGGTCTCAGCGCGGAGTTCACCTTCGCGACGACGAGCGGCAGCCTCTTCGGCGTACCGGAAGTGAACAAGACCCTCGTCGAAGAGGTGCAGCCGCGCTACGGCAACATCACCAACAAGTTCGGCCACAACCTCGTCGCCGTCGATGCGGCGAAGAAAATCGCGACCTTCGAACACAAGTACGAAGTCCAGGGCGACTACGACGAGGACCTCGAAGAGTACGATATGATCACCAAGGTCGACCGCGTGGAGATGCCGTACGACTTCCTCCATGTCGTCCCGCCGATGAGCGCGCCGGACGCCGTCGCCTCCTCGCCGCTGGGGTGGCAGAAGGGCTCCGCCAAAGGGTGGCTCGAAGTGGACCGCTACACCCTGCAGCATCTGCGCTACCCCAATGTCTTCGGTATCGGGGACGTCTGCGGGATCCCGCTGGGCAAAACGGGGGGAAGTGCCCGCCACCACGGACCGATCATGGTCGCCAACCTGCTGGCGCAGATGGAAGGCAAGGCATTGAAGGAGAAGTTCGACGGTTATACCGTCTGTCCCCTCAAAACGCAGTATGGTAAAATCATCCTGGCCGAGTTCGACTACGACGGTGCCGCGCCCTCCTTCCCGCTCGCCGTCGGCGAAGCGCGCTGGGCGTGGTGGGCCTTTGACCTGTACATGCTCAAACCGATGTACTGGTACCTGATGATGCGGGGGTTGATGTAGAAAATGCGGAAATACGTGATAAAAGAGGGGGTGATCTTCCTGCTTCTTCTGATCACACTGTCACTGCTGCTGCACCCGGACCTGCTGGGCGATCCGGCTTCGCGCCTGTCGCAGATGCTGGGAAGGGAGAATTACTTTCACCCCCTCCTCTACACGCTGCCGGTCTATCTGACCGTGCTCCTTTTCCGCGGCATCATGCGCCTCTTCCGGCACCTCATCCGCCGGAACGAAGCGTAGGACGGCTGCGCTTATCCCGCCAGAATCTTTCCGACGATCTCGTAAACGTTTTTCGAAATGCCCCGGTGCGCCTGTACCTTCTCCAGCGCGTCGCGCATCTGCGCCCGGCTGTGCGGGTTCAGGCGGTTGTAGGTCTTGTACGCGCCCGCCAGCCCCGCCGCGATCATCGGGTTGATCGCATCGAGGGCGATGATCTGCTCGGCGACGAAGGCGTAGCCGCTGCCGTCATAAGCGTGGAAATGGTAAGGGTTGCGGGCGAAACTTCCGATCAGCGCGCGTACAAGGTTCGGGACTTTGATGTTGAAGACCGCATCCTCCATCGCCGCACGCACGTTTGAAAGCGTATCGGGCTGCGGGGAGGAGGCAATGACGCTGAAATACTTCGTCATCACCAGCATATCCGTGCTGTAGCGTGCATAGAAGTCGCGCATCGGCGCTTCGGCCGCTGCCGGCGCCCCGTGGTGCAGCATCTGCAACGCAGCCAGGCGGTCCGTCATCGTCCGGCTCTCTTCGTACTGGGCCAGGGCGGCAGCGATGCTTTCGGCATCCTGCTGCGCCATCAGGTAGCCCAGCAGCCGGTTCTTGAGCGCGCGGGCGCCGATGCTCTCCGCCTCGAGCCCGACGTGCTCGGCACGGTGGAGCCCCTCGTAAAGACGGCGCATCGTGGCCTCACAGGCCACGGCGATCTCGCGCTTCAGGGCATCGGAGGCTTCGAGAATGGCATGCACATCGACACTCTGCTGTGCCTGCATCAGCATCGTCACCGTCGGCAGGGAGAGCAGCTGCGCCTTGAACTGCAGGTCGAGGGATTCGTCTTCGAGAATATGGCTGAAACTCTGCAGGAACTGGGGGCTGACCGCTTCCCCGCGCATCATCGCCTCGAGCGTCGAACGCGCAAAGGACTGGGCCGCTTCGTACCGCACAAACCCGTCACTGTCATAGCGCATCAGGCTCATCACGTCCGCCTGCGGGTACTCCATGACGACCGGCGCACCGAAATGGCGGTTGAGCGAGAGCGTGGGTTCGGAAGCCAGCCCGCCGAAGGTGAAACTCTCCTCTTCGCGGGTCACCAGCAAGATACCGCGCTCGAGCAGCGGCTGTGCCGCCGTGTCGCCCTCAAGCTGCAGCGGGAGCTCCTCCCCGCCGTGCCCCAGCAGTGCAAGACGTAGCGGCATGCAGTAGGGCTGCTGCTTCCGGCCGTCCACCGCGTCTGGGACGATCTGTTCCAGTTTCAGCGTCAGCCTTCCCGTTGCCGCATCATAGGAGTGCTCCGCGCAGAGCGAGGGAGTACGCTCCTGGGAGTACCACAGCGCGAACTGCGTCAGGTCGATCGGGCTGTACTGCTGCATCGCCCAGAGGAAGTCCTCCGTCCGCACCGCCTGGCCGTCGAAAGTCTCGAAATAGAGGTCCATGGCGGCGCGCCACGCCTTCTCCCCCAGAATCGTGTTGAGCATACGGATCACTTCCGAGCCCTTTTCGTAGACCGTCGCCGTATAGAAGTTGTTGATCTCGATGTACTGTTCGGGCTTGATGGGGTGCGCGGTCGGGCCCGCATCCTCGGGGAACTGCCGCTCGCGCAGCATGTCGACGTCCCGGATGCGCTGGACAACCTCGGACTGCATGTCGGCGCTGAAGCTCTGGTCGCGGAAGACGGTGAGCCCCTCTTTGAGGGTCAGCTGGAACCAGTCGCGGCAGGTGATGCGGTTCCCCGTCCAGTTGTGGAAATACTCGTGCGCGATGACGCTCTCGATCCCCAGGAAGTCGGCATCCGTTGCCGTCTCCTCGTCGGCCAGAACATAGTGGGAGTTGAAGACATTGAGCCCCTTGTTCTCCATCGCCCCCATGTTGAAGCTGTCTACGGCGACGATGTTATAGACGGAAAGATCGTAGCTGCGGCCGTAAGTCTCCTCGTCCCAGCGCATCGACGCCTTGAGCGAACGCATGGCGTGGTCGGCGCGGCTTTCGTTGCCCTTGTCTACATAGATGTTCAATGCCACCGTGTTCCCCTCCGCCGTCGTAAAGGAGTCGCTGATGTGTCCCAGGTCTCCAGCGACCAGCGCAAAGAGGTAGGAGGGTTTCGGGAAGGGGTCGTGCCAGAGGGCGTAGTGGCGGCCGTCGGGGAAACTCCCCTCCTCTTCGAGGTTCCCGTTGCTCAGCAGTACCGGGCAGCTCGCCTGCTCCGCGATCACCTTGACGGTAAAGACGCTCATGTTGTCGGGGCGGTCGATAAAGTAGGTGATCCGGCGGAAGCCGTGCGGCTCGCACTGGGTACAGTAGATGCCGCCCGAGCGGTAGAGCCCCTCCAGGGCCGTATTCTGGTCCGGGTAGATCTTCGTGACGACCTGGACCGTCGCTTCCGCACCCGGGTCGAAGATCGTCAGTGCCTCCGCATCACGCGAATAGGCTTCGTCGGGGATCTTGACGTCGTCGACCTTGACGCAAAGCAGTTTCAGATCATCGCCGTCAAGGAGCAGCGGGACCGGAACGTCGCCGCGGCGCTTCACCGTCATGCGGTTGATGACCAGCGTATGCTCTTCGAAAATCTCGAACGTCAGCTCTGCCGTCAGGATCTGGTATGCCGGGGCTTCATACTCTTTCAGATAAATCGTTTTGGGTTGGGACATGCTTTTTCCGTTTCTCGTAAATAGGCTGTGCAATAGTAACGTAGGCAGACCTGAACCCCATTTAAGAACATTAACTTCCATTTTGGGGTAAGATAAGAACACCCACAGGAATAAATAGTGAATGGGAGTTCTTGAGAATGAAAACGACACACACTTTTGCACGGCAGCCTATCGTAGATGCAGAGAAGAACACCTTCGGCTATGAGTTTTTTTACCGCAACAGCATCGGCGAAAGCGGCTTCGAGAATGCGCGGGCCGCGACCGCCGCGCTGCTCGTGGCGCTGCTCAACCAGATCGGTCTGCAAAAAGCCGCCGAAAACCGCTACCTTTTTATCAACATCGATTCATCGGTCCTTTTGACGGATCTCCTGCTCGCGGTGCCGCCAAGGTCCTTTGTCTTTTCCCTCCCCGCCGATGCACAGCTCGGCACACGCGAGGGCGAAGTCCTCAAGAAGCTGCATGAGAGCGGCTACCGCTTCGCCCTCGAGAATGTCGATACACAGAAAGGGCTGACCGGCGTGTATGACGCGCTGCTCCCCTATATCGATTACATCAAGATCGATGCCAGCGCCACCGACAACGACCTGCTGCCGGCGATCGTCGAGCGTTTCAAAGGCAAACAGCTCATTGCCGAGCGTATCGAGATCGACGAGGTCCTCGAGGCCTACAAGGAGAAAGGCTTCCGGTACTTTCAGGGCTTCGCCTGCGGCGCCCCCGTCCTGATGGAGTACAACCGTGTCGACCCCAAACACATGGGGGTCGTAAAGATCTACAATATGCTCCTCGACGGCACGCCCATGGAACAGATTGCGCGGGAGATGCGCCACCACAACGAGCTCTCCATGCAGCTGCTGCAGTACCTGCACTCCTTCTCGCTCGACAACCCCTTCCCAAACCGTTCGATGGAAGAGATCATTATCAAGATGGGTGCGGAGCGTCTCAAGCACTGGCTCTCGCTGATCATCTTCGCCAAAAGCGGCCAGGCGATCCGGGAGGACAAAAGCCCCCTCTCCAGTCTGATGGAACAGCGCATCGACCTGATGCACTGCACCATTACCTGCCTGCAGAGCGAAGATGAACAGCTCTTTGAAAGGGCGCGCCTGATGGCCCTGATCTCCCTGATGGAGCCGGTCCTCGGCCTGCCGCTCAAGGCAGCACTCAACGGCCTCCCCGTCGAAGACAGTATCGAGGACGCCCTTGTGCTGCATTCGGGGCGTCTGGGGAAGATCTTCGGCCTGACGCAGGCCCTGGAAAAAGAGGACAACGACCTCATCCGGCTGCTGATGGACGAGCTGGGACTTGAGCCTGAGGTGCTCCCGACGCTGAAAAACATGATCAAGATGTAAATGCGCCTTTTCCTCGCCCAGACGGCGACGCTGTTTGACTACACCGGCATCCGGGACGCATTCGCCCCCTGTATAGAGGGGCGCTGGCGCCCGGAAGCCTCCCTGCACGCCACGCTGCTCTTCCTCGGAGATCGCTTTTCCCCCGAACAGGTCATCGAAACCGTCCGCAATTGTGATCTTTCCCTGTCAAATGCTTATATCAAAGGCATCGACCGCTTTGCGCACAACCGTATCCTCTACGCCGCGAGCGATCACCCCACCCTGGTGGCGGGGCATCATCTGCTGAGCCATGCCTTTGCAATGACACCCCACCGCCGCTACGTTCCCCACGTCACGCTGATGCGCTACAAGAAGATTGACATTGGCTGTTTTGAAGGGGAGAAGATGAACACCGAAGCGGTGGTCGCGGGGAAACTGGAAGGAAATCTGAAACTGATGCGCAGTACGCTCACCCCCTCAGGCGCCGTTTACGACACCCTCCATCAGTTCTGAGCGCAGCGCGCCTCGATCGCCTCGACCGACTTCGCCACGGCCGCGCTGAGGTTCTCGTGCCCGCGCTCCGTCACGAGGATGTCGTCTTCGATCCGGATCCCGATGCCGCGGTACCGTTCGGGCAACGATGTATCGGAAGCGGGAAGGTAGAGCCCCGGCTCGATGGTGAGCACCATCCCGGGGGCCAGGACGATTTCATTGCCCTCTTCGTCAAAATAGGGGGCCTGGTCGTGGACATCGATTCCCATCCAGTGGCCGATGCCGTGGGGGAAGTACTTTTTATGCGCCTTCGCCTCGATCAGCGCATCGACCTCCCCTTTCAAAATGCCGAGCTTCACCATCTTTTCGCAGAGCATCCATTCGGCGTTTTTCTGGAGTTCGCTTTTAAAGATCCCCGGCCCGATCTGGGCGATGACGGCGAGCTGGACATCCAGGACCGCTTCATAGACCTCCTTCTGGGCCTCGGTGAAACGGCCGTTGACGGGGAAGGTACGGGTAATGTCGGTCGCATAGTGGCGGTATTCGCACCCCGCGTCGATGAGAACCAGGTCCCCGTCGCCCAGCGGCGCATCGTTTTTGATGTAGTGCAGGGTATTGGCATGGTCCCCGCCGGCAATGATCGTCGTGTAGGCGTCGCTGTAGGCACCGTTCTTCGTGAACATGTACTCATACTCCGCCTGCAGTGCGTACTCCATCATCCCCGGCGTACAGACCGCCATGGCGTGGTGGTGCGCCGCCGCCGTGATCTCCAGCCCCGCGCGGATCGTCGCGATCTCCTCCTCGCTCTTGAGCAGCCGCATCTGCCGCACCATCTGCGTGAGGTCGACCAGCTGTGTCACGGGCCGTTTCGTCTCGCGTTTGTGGCGCAGTTTGTCCGCCGCATCCCTCGCCGTTTCGAAGCGCTCGTCCGACCCGAAAATATCGCCGTAGAGGCGCGGCAGGTTCTGCATCAGTTCCGGCAGTTTCTCTTCGAACGCCTCGACGGAATAGACCTCGTCGACGTCAAACCGCGCCTTCGCCGCATCGACGCCGGTGCGTTTCCCCGTCCACAGCTCCATCTCCTCGACCTTCGGCTGCACAAAGAGCACACTCTTATTGGCGTCGCTGCCCCGGACCAGGACGAGGGCGGCATTGTCCTCTTCAAAACCGGTCAGGTAGAAGAAATCGCTGTTCTGGCGATAGGGGTACTCCGTGTCGTTGGAACGGGTCTTCAGCGTCGCCGTTCCCAGCACGGCGATCCCCTCTTCCATCTTCGACAACAGGCGGTCCCGCCTCTGTTTATAGGTCATTTCGTTCATGCCGTAATTGTAGCCCGTTTCGCTATAATTGCACAACTTTTACGGCGTAAAAAGCGGGCAACCGCCCCGCTGCCGCCCAGACAATCCACTTACCAGGGACCCAGATGATCGACCTCAAACTGCTTCAGAAAGATTTTGAAAACGTCAGTGCCGCACTGATGCGCAAAAAGGTCAGCCCGGAGCTGATCGACGAACTCAAAGCGCGCAATGAAGCCCTCAAAACGGCCAAGGCGGCGTTCGAGGAGGTTCAGGCGGCCCAGAACGAAATGAGCCGCCTTTTCCCACAGTACAAGAAAGAGGGCAAGGATGTCAGCGAGCTGAAGGCAAAGCTCGATGCGAACAAAGCCCGCATCGGCGAACTCCAGGAGGCGCAGCGCGACGCGGAGGCGGCCCTGGATGCGCTTGCGATGGGGATCCCGAACATGCCGGATGCCGACGTACCGGACGGTGCGGACGAGAACGACAACGTCGAGATCGCCAAAGTCCTCGAACCGCGCAGTTTTGCCTTCACCCCGAAAGAGCACTGGGAGCTGGCCGAAACCAACGGCTGGATCGACTTCGAGCGCGGCGTCAAGGTCGCCCACAGCCGTTTTGCCGTGATGAACGACATGGGTGCGCGCCTGGAACGCGCCCTGATCAACTTCATGCTCGACTTCAACCGTGAACGCGGTTTTACGGAGATGAGTGTCCCCGAACTCGTCAACAGCCGCGCCCTCGAGGGGACGGGCCAGTTGCCGAAATTCGAGGAAGACCTCTATAAAACCGAAGGCGAAGACCTCTACCTCGTCCCGACGGCGGAGGTGCCGCTGACGAACCTCTTCCAGGACGAGATCATCCCCGAAGAGGCCCTGCCCGTCAAAATGACCGGCCATACGGCCTGTTTCCGCAAAGAAGCGGGTTCCGCGGGGCGCGACACCCGCGGCATCATCCGTCAGCACCAGTTTAGAAAGGTCGAGCTCGTCAGCATCACCAAGGCCGACGACAGCGACCGCGTCTTCGACGAGATGGTTGCCTGCGCCTCCGACCTGCTCAAGGCCCTCGAACTCCCCCACCGCCTCGTCACCCTCTGTACCGGCGACCTCGGCTTCGGCGCGGCAAAGACGATCGACCTCGAAGTGTGGCTGCCGGGACAGAACACCTACCGCGAGATCAGCTCCGTCTCCAACACCCGCGACTTCCAGGCCCGCCGGGCGAAGATCCGCTACAAAGAGGGAAAGAAGAACGTCCTCGCCCACACCCTCAAC is a genomic window of Sulfurimonas sp. HSL1-2 containing:
- a CDS encoding aminopeptidase P N-terminal domain-containing protein — translated: MNEMTYKQRRDRLLSKMEEGIAVLGTATLKTRSNDTEYPYRQNSDFFYLTGFEEDNAALVLVRGSDANKSVLFVQPKVEEMELWTGKRTGVDAAKARFDVDEVYSVEAFEEKLPELMQNLPRLYGDIFGSDERFETARDAADKLRHKRETKRPVTQLVDLTQMVRQMRLLKSEEEIATIRAGLEITAAAHHHAMAVCTPGMMEYALQAEYEYMFTKNGAYSDAYTTIIAGGDHANTLHYIKNDAPLGDGDLVLIDAGCEYRHYATDITRTFPVNGRFTEAQKEVYEAVLDVQLAVIAQIGPGIFKSELQKNAEWMLCEKMVKLGILKGEVDALIEAKAHKKYFPHGIGHWMGIDVHDQAPYFDEEGNEIVLAPGMVLTIEPGLYLPASDTSLPERYRGIGIRIEDDILVTERGHENLSAAVAKSVEAIEARCAQN
- the serS gene encoding serine--tRNA ligase, producing MIDLKLLQKDFENVSAALMRKKVSPELIDELKARNEALKTAKAAFEEVQAAQNEMSRLFPQYKKEGKDVSELKAKLDANKARIGELQEAQRDAEAALDALAMGIPNMPDADVPDGADENDNVEIAKVLEPRSFAFTPKEHWELAETNGWIDFERGVKVAHSRFAVMNDMGARLERALINFMLDFNRERGFTEMSVPELVNSRALEGTGQLPKFEEDLYKTEGEDLYLVPTAEVPLTNLFQDEIIPEEALPVKMTGHTACFRKEAGSAGRDTRGIIRQHQFRKVELVSITKADDSDRVFDEMVACASDLLKALELPHRLVTLCTGDLGFGAAKTIDLEVWLPGQNTYREISSVSNTRDFQARRAKIRYKEGKKNVLAHTLNGSSLAVGRTMVAIMENFQNEDGSIEIPQVLHKYL
- a CDS encoding EAL domain-containing protein gives rise to the protein MKTTHTFARQPIVDAEKNTFGYEFFYRNSIGESGFENARAATAALLVALLNQIGLQKAAENRYLFINIDSSVLLTDLLLAVPPRSFVFSLPADAQLGTREGEVLKKLHESGYRFALENVDTQKGLTGVYDALLPYIDYIKIDASATDNDLLPAIVERFKGKQLIAERIEIDEVLEAYKEKGFRYFQGFACGAPVLMEYNRVDPKHMGVVKIYNMLLDGTPMEQIAREMRHHNELSMQLLQYLHSFSLDNPFPNRSMEEIIIKMGAERLKHWLSLIIFAKSGQAIREDKSPLSSLMEQRIDLMHCTITCLQSEDEQLFERARLMALISLMEPVLGLPLKAALNGLPVEDSIEDALVLHSGRLGKIFGLTQALEKEDNDLIRLLMDELGLEPEVLPTLKNMIKM
- a CDS encoding FAD/NAD(P)-binding oxidoreductase is translated as MKKRFESPETQTPSVNLSRREALKLMGISPIAAGVLAGSGSSSFTEARASEAKGKIVIVGGGAGGIMAMARLHRALSDPDITLIAPNEKHLYQPGQVFMAAGEYTFDDIVKENREFIPEDVNWIKDEVKTFDPDNNRVITRAGEEVAYDYLVVATGLQYHYEWIEGLSADMIGQNGISSVYLNDPEKGTADGGSITWEWFNDLKSAAKTGNPKVICTQPGTPIKCGGAPQKILYLSDDFLKRDGLSAEFTFATTSGSLFGVPEVNKTLVEEVQPRYGNITNKFGHNLVAVDAAKKIATFEHKYEVQGDYDEDLEEYDMITKVDRVEMPYDFLHVVPPMSAPDAVASSPLGWQKGSAKGWLEVDRYTLQHLRYPNVFGIGDVCGIPLGKTGGSARHHGPIMVANLLAQMEGKALKEKFDGYTVCPLKTQYGKIILAEFDYDGAAPSFPLAVGEARWAWWAFDLYMLKPMYWYLMMRGLM
- a CDS encoding cytochrome C translates to MTTFGKLTTSALLGLGLLTSSLYADADKGQRLYQKKLKTTCGMTGAVFAAKHTQMEWEEAKESGTLAEMMTEACPEGKSFFESDKFKSKFEEHLYDFVHDFASDSGNIPSC
- the pepN gene encoding aminopeptidase N — protein: MSQPKTIYLKEYEAPAYQILTAELTFEIFEEHTLVINRMTVKRRGDVPVPLLLDGDDLKLLCVKVDDVKIPDEAYSRDAEALTIFDPGAEATVQVVTKIYPDQNTALEGLYRSGGIYCTQCEPHGFRRITYFIDRPDNMSVFTVKVIAEQASCPVLLSNGNLEEEGSFPDGRHYALWHDPFPKPSYLFALVAGDLGHISDSFTTAEGNTVALNIYVDKGNESRADHAMRSLKASMRWDEETYGRSYDLSVYNIVAVDSFNMGAMENKGLNVFNSHYVLADEETATDADFLGIESVIAHEYFHNWTGNRITCRDWFQLTLKEGLTVFRDQSFSADMQSEVVQRIRDVDMLRERQFPEDAGPTAHPIKPEQYIEINNFYTATVYEKGSEVIRMLNTILGEKAWRAAMDLYFETFDGQAVRTEDFLWAMQQYSPIDLTQFALWYSQERTPSLCAEHSYDAATGRLTLKLEQIVPDAVDGRKQQPYCMPLRLALLGHGGEELPLQLEGDTAAQPLLERGILLVTREEESFTFGGLASEPTLSLNRHFGAPVVMEYPQADVMSLMRYDSDGFVRYEAAQSFARSTLEAMMRGEAVSPQFLQSFSHILEDESLDLQFKAQLLSLPTVTMLMQAQQSVDVHAILEASDALKREIAVACEATMRRLYEGLHRAEHVGLEAESIGARALKNRLLGYLMAQQDAESIAAALAQYEESRTMTDRLAALQMLHHGAPAAAEAPMRDFYARYSTDMLVMTKYFSVIASSPQPDTLSNVRAAMEDAVFNIKVPNLVRALIGSFARNPYHFHAYDGSGYAFVAEQIIALDAINPMIAAGLAGAYKTYNRLNPHSRAQMRDALEKVQAHRGISKNVYEIVGKILAG
- a CDS encoding DUF3373 family protein translates to MRKTLLSTAVLSLFAGALAADDASMQAEIDALMQKVQKLEQQQKRTNKKLSQVNAQSANDNVKFGLDFRNAVDVIDYRNNDADTYATNPSLLTSRLYLTMGAAPTEGLTFQGKLAVYSTWGSHLYVTDPALKDWAASSKASDTVMRIKEAYFVYSDELGGQPVSVSVGRRPSTNGFLANYRENETDPGSPLAHITNMEVNGAMVRLDWSRFLDGAYTKFVCGRAHSGEMQDVYGDVSGARMPYALSGGDVNTTLEDTSVDFFVMPGNAYDDGQYQVMYQWAHIFNTKGMKLDGNIPKAASGSADLFSVGLKVSGIGEEISDFLDETTLFVSGAYTHYDAKNGYTLLGSADGGSRSGSSVWAGIIIPDMLTDSGRLGFEYNHGSKYWTPMNWAEDTAIGSKLAVRGNAYEAYWNFDLFGVKYLPSQIRYTYVQHDYTPNINCAGWVAPVKTDITATDLRLAVTYRY